The proteins below are encoded in one region of Eubacterium sp. 1001713B170207_170306_E7:
- a CDS encoding aspartate-semialdehyde dehydrogenase has translation MKSYNVAVVGATGMVGQKMLRVLEEMKFPVNNLYPMASARSKGKTVKYGDKEYVVEELCDEAFDKDIDIALFSAGGSTSERFAPAAAKRGVIVIDNSSAWRMDPEVPLIVPEVNPEDLKGHKNIIANPNCSTIQAMVALKPIYDKYGIDRIVYSTYQAVSGSGVKGYKDLEEGVKGAENQFYPHPIAYNCLPHIDDFLDNGYTKEEMKMVNETHKIMHDDNIRVTATTVRVPVYYGHSESINVETKKPFEIEDVKALFKDAPGCVLRDDPANNVYPLAREAEGTNDVYIGRIRRDFSIDNGINFWCVADNIRKGAAANAVQIAFALIEEGLI, from the coding sequence ATGAAATCATACAACGTTGCTGTGGTCGGCGCCACTGGCATGGTCGGTCAAAAAATGCTTCGGGTTCTGGAAGAAATGAAATTTCCAGTGAATAATTTATATCCAATGGCTTCTGCCCGCTCCAAGGGTAAAACCGTTAAATACGGCGATAAGGAATACGTGGTTGAGGAGCTCTGCGACGAGGCTTTTGACAAGGACATTGATATTGCCCTGTTCTCTGCCGGCGGCAGCACCAGCGAACGCTTTGCCCCTGCAGCTGCCAAGAGAGGCGTCATTGTCATCGACAACAGCTCCGCCTGGCGTATGGACCCGGAAGTGCCATTGATAGTGCCAGAGGTAAATCCTGAGGACTTAAAAGGACACAAAAATATCATCGCCAATCCAAACTGCTCCACCATCCAGGCCATGGTCGCATTAAAACCCATCTATGACAAATACGGGATTGACCGTATCGTCTACTCTACCTACCAGGCCGTTTCCGGCTCTGGCGTCAAAGGATACAAAGATCTGGAGGAAGGCGTGAAGGGCGCTGAAAACCAGTTCTACCCACACCCCATCGCCTATAACTGCCTGCCCCATATCGACGATTTTCTGGACAACGGCTACACCAAGGAAGAAATGAAAATGGTCAATGAAACCCACAAGATCATGCACGACGACAACATCCGCGTGACCGCTACCACTGTGCGTGTTCCGGTCTACTACGGCCATTCTGAAAGCATTAACGTTGAAACCAAAAAGCCCTTTGAGATCGAGGACGTCAAGGCTCTTTTCAAGGACGCCCCGGGCTGTGTCCTGAGAGATGACCCGGCCAACAACGTTTATCCCCTGGCCCGTGAGGCCGAAGGCACCAACGACGTCTATATCGGCCGTATCCGCCGCGATTTCAGCATCGACAACGGCATCAACTTCTGGTGTGTTGCCGACAACATCCGCAAGGGCGCAGCTGCCAACGCGGTACAGATCGCTTTCGCCTTAATCGAAGAAGGCTTAATTTAA
- a CDS encoding PTS transporter subunit IIABC, whose translation MKDKIFGVLQRVGRAFMLPIALLPVAGLLLGIGGSFTNEVMLESYGLTSVMGEGTIVYTILTVMSEAGNVIFANLPIIFAIGVAIGMAKKEKAVAALAGVIGFFIMHTVISTLIGLTGTYSPETLAAANETARAAALAANQPFTEIVASRLLPSGSISSTVGIESLQMGVFGGIIVGLGAAALTNKFYNIKLPSVISFFGGTRFVPIITALVYLVVGVLMFFVWPYIQIGINAIGNVVINSGYIGTFIYGFIERALIPFGLHHVFYIPFWQTSVGGVMNVDGQMIEGAQNIFFAQLASGNVTQFSVEATRFMSGKFPFMIFGLPGAALAMYQCAKPEKRKLVGGLLLSAALTAVLTGITEPIEFTFLFVAPFLYIIHCVLCGLSYMLMHILNVGVGMTFSGGLIDMFLFGILQGNDKTHWVNIVLVGVAYFFIYWILFRTLIKKFNLKTPGREDDDEETKLYTRADVDARKNSGGTEGSPAAGVSDPVSAMITVGLGGKDNIEDLDNCITRLRTTVKDSALVNEDLLKQSGAAGVVIKGQGVQVIYGPTVPNIKSNLEEFLETPEADNLSLDMAGTEAPKAAETQNMTEKNGTVEFFSSPIDGRVASIEETPDDAFSQKMLGDGIVVFPTGSEVHAPCDGSIEVLFPTGHAIGMKSADGTELLIHVGIDTVNLDGEGFTPHVEQGDTVKRGDLLLTIDLPFIEANAPSAAVPMIFTGLPAGKDMQILAKGDATTDMDVVEIDG comes from the coding sequence ATGAAAGACAAGATTTTTGGTGTTCTGCAGCGCGTGGGCCGGGCCTTCATGCTGCCAATTGCCCTTCTTCCGGTAGCGGGACTGCTGCTGGGCATCGGGGGCTCCTTTACGAATGAAGTCATGCTGGAGTCCTACGGGCTCACCAGCGTCATGGGCGAGGGAACCATCGTCTATACCATTTTAACGGTTATGAGCGAGGCGGGAAATGTTATTTTCGCGAACCTGCCCATTATTTTTGCCATCGGCGTTGCCATTGGCATGGCGAAGAAGGAAAAGGCCGTTGCGGCGCTGGCCGGGGTTATCGGTTTCTTCATCATGCACACGGTCATCAGTACCCTGATCGGCCTGACCGGCACCTATTCGCCGGAAACCCTGGCCGCCGCCAACGAAACCGCCCGGGCAGCCGCTTTAGCCGCGAACCAGCCCTTTACGGAAATTGTGGCCAGCCGTCTGCTGCCGTCCGGCTCCATCTCGAGCACTGTCGGTATCGAATCCCTGCAGATGGGGGTATTCGGTGGGATCATCGTCGGGCTCGGCGCAGCAGCCTTAACCAACAAATTCTATAACATTAAGCTGCCGTCTGTGATCTCCTTCTTCGGTGGCACCCGCTTTGTCCCGATCATCACCGCCTTAGTTTACCTAGTTGTGGGCGTTTTAATGTTCTTTGTATGGCCTTATATCCAGATCGGCATCAACGCCATCGGCAATGTGGTCATCAATTCCGGCTACATCGGCACCTTTATCTACGGCTTTATCGAGCGTGCCCTCATTCCCTTTGGCCTGCACCATGTGTTTTATATCCCATTCTGGCAAACCAGCGTGGGCGGTGTGATGAATGTGGACGGCCAGATGATCGAGGGCGCCCAAAATATTTTCTTCGCCCAGCTGGCCAGTGGCAACGTGACCCAGTTCAGCGTAGAGGCTACCCGCTTTATGTCTGGTAAATTCCCGTTCATGATCTTTGGGCTTCCGGGGGCGGCTCTGGCGATGTACCAGTGCGCCAAGCCTGAAAAGCGTAAGCTTGTCGGCGGCCTGCTGTTATCTGCAGCTCTGACCGCTGTCCTGACAGGGATTACCGAGCCCATCGAGTTCACCTTCCTGTTTGTGGCGCCATTCTTATATATTATTCACTGTGTGCTCTGCGGGCTCTCCTATATGCTCATGCACATTTTAAACGTTGGGGTCGGCATGACCTTCTCCGGCGGCCTTATTGATATGTTCCTGTTCGGTATTCTCCAGGGCAATGACAAGACCCACTGGGTCAATATTGTGCTGGTGGGCGTGGCTTACTTCTTTATTTACTGGATTCTATTCAGAACCCTGATCAAAAAGTTCAACCTGAAAACACCGGGCCGTGAGGATGACGATGAAGAAACCAAGCTCTACACTCGGGCCGATGTCGACGCCAGAAAAAACAGCGGCGGCACAGAAGGCAGTCCGGCAGCAGGTGTCAGCGACCCTGTCTCAGCTATGATCACTGTAGGCCTGGGAGGTAAGGATAATATCGAGGATCTGGACAACTGCATTACCCGCTTGCGTACAACAGTGAAGGATTCTGCTCTTGTTAACGAGGACCTTTTAAAACAGAGCGGTGCAGCAGGCGTGGTCATCAAAGGCCAGGGCGTTCAGGTCATTTACGGCCCGACCGTACCGAATATTAAGTCAAATCTTGAAGAATTCCTGGAAACCCCGGAAGCGGATAACCTGTCATTGGATATGGCTGGAACCGAAGCTCCAAAGGCCGCTGAAACGCAAAATATGACTGAAAAGAACGGCACGGTCGAATTTTTCTCAAGCCCCATCGACGGCCGCGTTGCCAGTATCGAGGAAACCCCGGACGACGCTTTCAGCCAGAAAATGCTGGGCGATGGCATTGTGGTGTTTCCGACAGGCTCCGAGGTACATGCGCCCTGCGATGGCTCCATCGAGGTGCTGTTCCCAACGGGCCACGCCATTGGAATGAAATCCGCCGACGGTACAGAGCTGCTCATCCATGTGGGCATCGACACCGTCAATCTCGACGGCGAGGGCTTTACCCCGCACGTTGAGCAGGGCGATACCGTTAAGCGCGGTGATCTGCTTCTGACCATTGATCTGCCCTTTATCGAGGCCAACGCCCCGTCCGCGGCTGTGCCCATGATCTTTACCGGCCTGCCGGCAGGCAAGGACATGCAAATTCTGGCAAAAGGCGATGCGACCACCGATATGGATGTTGTCGAAATTGACGGATAA
- a CDS encoding PRD domain-containing protein: MYCVKKVLNNNAVLAVDLRRKEEVIFLGKGVGFNKKVNQPFEDPKSVKKYHLQKETSKGPSDKLISAVDPVYLEIANDIIRLSEEKFKAVDTNILLPLADHIAFSIVRMNSQMDLSNPFSEDIRLLFEEEYAIAEKGREIIRERTGYSIPDDEVSYITLYIHSALSDTQVSQSLKIPVIIRESIDRIEKECGVGIDMGSFAYNRLLYHIKCMLARVHNNEKLNSDMIEFTKEKCAYSFEVAGEICEKLSRELGEPFTEKEVSYLALHIERIRSA; the protein is encoded by the coding sequence GTGTACTGTGTCAAAAAAGTTTTAAATAACAACGCGGTTCTGGCCGTTGACCTCAGACGCAAGGAGGAGGTCATCTTTCTGGGGAAGGGCGTAGGCTTTAACAAAAAAGTCAACCAGCCTTTTGAGGATCCGAAAAGCGTTAAAAAATACCATCTGCAGAAGGAAACCAGCAAAGGCCCTTCAGACAAGCTTATCAGCGCGGTCGATCCGGTTTACCTGGAAATCGCCAACGATATTATCCGCCTGTCCGAGGAGAAATTCAAGGCTGTGGATACCAATATACTGCTGCCCCTGGCCGACCATATCGCCTTTTCTATTGTCCGTATGAACAGCCAGATGGATCTGTCCAACCCCTTTTCGGAGGATATCCGTCTGCTTTTTGAGGAAGAGTACGCCATTGCCGAAAAGGGAAGGGAGATCATCCGCGAGCGTACCGGCTACAGCATTCCCGACGACGAGGTCAGCTACATTACGCTGTACATCCACTCGGCCCTCAGCGACACGCAGGTTTCCCAGTCTCTCAAAATTCCGGTGATCATCCGGGAAAGCATTGACCGGATCGAGAAGGAATGCGGTGTCGGGATCGACATGGGCTCCTTTGCTTATAACCGGCTTTTGTACCATATTAAATGTATGCTGGCCCGGGTGCACAATAATGAGAAGCTCAACAGCGATATGATCGAATTTACAAAGGAAAAATGCGCCTACTCCTTTGAGGTAGCCGGAGAAATTTGTGAAAAGCTCTCCCGCGAACTGGGTGAGCCGTTTACCGAAAAGGAGGTCAGCTATCTGGCCCTGCATATCGAGCGTATCCGAAGCGCTTAG
- a CDS encoding M20 family metallopeptidase, protein MAVDFYQKLPEAIKAYETEAVSLRRTLHKIPETGFNERETQMFIIDYLEKLGYTPEKVCDTGVVLFIPNLNGLDETIAIRTDMDGLGVTEETGVDFASEHEGMMHACGHDGHMSMVLLVARYLKEHPEARVRNTLLVFQPAEEGPGGAGPIVESGVLEKYKTKAIFGYHLFPFVEEGLISTTPGPMMAMTSEFYIDILGKSGHAADPDQGIDAIVATADYISSLQKIVSRTVSPNDSALLSIGTIDGGTRMNIIADKVSLSGTVRSFSEDVQKAMKQRMVDMARGIEQMYHCKIEIKFVDMYPPVINSEALFDQIWPLCGEADEKKLFKKVMLAEDFAMYRKAVPGVFMGLGSGSEGKGYTQNLHTHGFNFDEKVLLRGLQVYMNILTKVGEYTL, encoded by the coding sequence ATGGCAGTTGACTTTTACCAAAAGCTTCCTGAAGCCATCAAAGCCTATGAGACGGAAGCCGTCAGCCTCCGGCGGACTTTACATAAAATCCCGGAAACGGGCTTTAATGAGCGTGAAACCCAGATGTTTATTATAGATTATCTTGAAAAGCTGGGGTATACTCCAGAAAAGGTCTGTGATACTGGTGTTGTCTTGTTTATTCCAAATTTAAACGGGCTGGACGAGACCATCGCCATCCGCACCGATATGGACGGCCTGGGTGTCACGGAAGAAACCGGGGTGGACTTTGCCTCTGAGCATGAGGGCATGATGCACGCCTGTGGCCACGATGGCCATATGAGCATGGTGCTTCTGGTGGCCAGATATTTAAAAGAACATCCTGAAGCCAGAGTGCGTAATACCCTGCTGGTGTTTCAGCCTGCGGAGGAGGGCCCGGGCGGGGCTGGCCCTATTGTTGAGAGTGGGGTGCTTGAAAAGTATAAAACCAAAGCTATTTTTGGCTACCATCTGTTTCCCTTCGTAGAGGAAGGGCTTATCAGTACAACCCCGGGTCCGATGATGGCAATGACCTCTGAATTTTACATTGATATCCTGGGAAAAAGCGGCCATGCGGCCGATCCGGATCAGGGGATCGATGCCATTGTAGCCACTGCCGACTATATTTCCAGCCTTCAGAAGATCGTGAGCCGGACCGTGAGCCCTAACGACAGCGCTCTGCTGTCCATCGGCACCATAGACGGCGGCACTCGGATGAATATTATTGCCGATAAGGTCAGCCTTTCCGGTACGGTACGATCATTCTCAGAGGATGTCCAAAAGGCCATGAAGCAGCGCATGGTGGATATGGCCAGGGGCATTGAGCAGATGTACCATTGTAAAATTGAGATTAAGTTTGTGGATATGTACCCGCCGGTCATCAATAGCGAGGCTCTGTTCGACCAGATCTGGCCTCTGTGCGGTGAGGCGGATGAAAAGAAGCTGTTTAAAAAGGTGATGCTGGCCGAGGATTTCGCCATGTACCGGAAAGCCGTTCCAGGTGTTTTCATGGGCCTTGGCTCTGGCAGCGAGGGGAAGGGCTATACCCAGAACCTCCACACCCACGGCTTTAATTTTGATGAAAAGGTTCTTCTGAGAGGACTTCAGGTTTATATGAATATTCTTACCAAAGTGGGGGAATATACCCTTTAA
- a CDS encoding class I SAM-dependent methyltransferase: MYEEFAQVYDDLMREIDYKQWGDYVFRLLLNAKSEVKSVLEFGCGTGNITSELAKKDYAVTAVDLSEEMLTVADEKIADQGLSNVRFFMGDMSNFQIGEEFDAVVSCCDSVNYLPDQAAVQNFIYCSQDALKSGGMLLFDINTPVKFKEVIKDNTYVYDLDNVYCVWENAPDFEAGRMDYDLSFFIKEEDGRYSRYDESQSQYIYTVEEIYHMLKNAGFINIKIYAFGTFLQGSNECDRVQFVAEKK; encoded by the coding sequence ATGTATGAAGAATTTGCACAGGTCTATGACGACCTGATGCGTGAAATCGACTATAAGCAGTGGGGGGATTACGTGTTCCGCCTGCTGCTGAACGCGAAAAGTGAAGTGAAAAGCGTGCTGGAATTTGGCTGCGGCACCGGTAACATTACCAGTGAGCTGGCAAAAAAGGACTATGCAGTAACCGCTGTGGATCTGTCCGAGGAAATGCTGACTGTCGCGGATGAAAAAATCGCCGACCAGGGCCTTTCAAATGTCCGTTTTTTTATGGGGGATATGAGTAATTTTCAGATTGGCGAAGAATTTGACGCCGTGGTCTCCTGCTGTGACAGCGTCAACTACCTGCCGGACCAGGCCGCAGTCCAGAACTTCATTTATTGCAGCCAGGATGCTCTTAAAAGCGGTGGAATGCTGCTCTTTGACATCAATACCCCAGTCAAATTTAAAGAGGTTATAAAGGACAATACCTATGTTTATGATCTGGACAATGTCTATTGCGTGTGGGAAAATGCTCCGGACTTTGAAGCTGGACGCATGGACTACGACCTTTCCTTTTTCATAAAAGAGGAGGACGGCCGATATTCGCGCTATGATGAAAGCCAGAGCCAGTATATTTATACAGTAGAAGAAATTTATCATATGCTCAAGAACGCGGGCTTTATTAATATTAAAATCTACGCTTTTGGCACCTTTCTGCAGGGAAGCAACGAATGCGACCGTGTTCAGTTTGTGGCCGAAAAAAAATAA